A single Osmerus mordax isolate fOsmMor3 chromosome 9, fOsmMor3.pri, whole genome shotgun sequence DNA region contains:
- the LOC136949314 gene encoding interferon alpha-inducible protein 27-like protein 2A, translating to MVAGHVIAITVGAGAAVLMGPVALGMFGFTPGGIAAGSTAASLMSTAAVANGGGVAAGGLVACLQSAAAAGLSGTATVALGSLGAATGEGVRWLSSKIWK from the exons ATGGTAGCAG GACACGTGATTGCAATTACAGTTGGAGCAG GGGCAGCAGTACTCATGGGCCCTGTGGCCCTGGGAATGTTTGGCTTCACTCCTGGTGGGATTGCTGCTGGGTCCACAGCTGCATCCTTGATGTCTACTGCAGCTGTAGCCAATGGAGGTGGGGTAGCAGCAGGTGGCTTGGTGGCTTGTCTGCAGTCGGCAG CTGCTGCAGGGCTGTCTGGCACTGCAACAGTAGCACTGGGCAGTCTGGGGGCTGCAACTGGAGAAGGAGTGAGATGGCTCTCCTCAAAGATCTGGAAGTGA